Genomic segment of Harmonia axyridis chromosome 6, icHarAxyr1.1, whole genome shotgun sequence:
ACACTTATAAAATGGACAAATTCTAATCATGATTTGTTAAGATTCTCTAAAAAAAGTTGATTCAAGGTTTACTTGGTGTTGTATGCAATATAATTATTGTCATTACATTCAAGACTTATTACTATTAGTCACTaatgaattttccaaaaaatgttttagtattttttttgtgattatttggCAAAAGCAGTTTGTTTTGAAGATTAATGTAGCAATGTGTTCTTGCTAATCTTCTTTggaaatcttaatttttttttaatataataaaagacttaatgaacaaaataagcatccatataatttttagatATGCCAGTTGTACTTaatattttggttatttcaaaCCATTGAAATCTGTCACTTCTGAATTACaccaaaatatctaaaagcCTATGAGCTAAATCATATTGATTGGATTCATTATTAAATTTACGGAAATCTTACAAGTTAACTCACTACAATCGCATGAATCTAacttgaaatgaaattattataacAGTGTTATTTTCGCAGCTTCAGTTTTGTGGAATCAACCTAGATACATCCAAAGTAAGTACATTGCCAAAGTTTTGCCTTATCTTgcacaaattcattcaatataacgtCTGGGTGAAAAGTTAGCACTTGATAAGAATTTAACAGTGTCTATAAATGGTCATACTATGAAATATAGATGCCTATTGTTTCAATTCTGCAATAGATCTTCAAGTTTCACCATTCAATACTGCAATGAAAAGAATATTGAGTCATATCTCAAATTACTTAATTTCAAGGCACCAATAAACATATTGCTTACTCCATTCAGTGATAAAATAATCAATTGGGCATTGTTATTTGATAAGATAATTAAGTGAGAAAATTGTAAAGTGTGATATTTGATAAACATATCATATTTAACAATATGACGCTGATAGTTACCAGAATAAGAATACTTGGAGAATGGATAACATAGCATAGAAAAAGAGTTTGAAGCATCATTAtatgtaaattttttaattcgaatatcGCCTAGTTAAATACCTTCTATCTACCAATTAATTAATATCTGTAAAATGATAATGCGAAGATTATTAAGAGACCAACAATTAAGAGAAATGATAGCGATGATATTCAGCAATCTGGTTAAGATCCTTTTATCAATTTTAGACTTCTACTTTTAGCAATATCATTTCAAAAAGAATTTCCTCAATTTGGTTTCAATCAATTTTAAGTTGGACACTTGGATATCTTTTTGATCTAAAAAAATGGTTCTTCCACCTTTACCTATATTTTCAACAGtaaattatttattgttatttgaaCTGTACTCGCCTATTAAACAAACTTTGCATGATCTAATTATTGTATAAGTTTACCTGATAAATATATCTTGCAATAAATGTTTCGAAAATACTAAAAACAACTCTTTCAAAATAAGTAGGCGCCTCTATCTTGAAAATCTCAAGAATAACACCATAACCCGAAAAATAAATTCTACTCAAATTTCAGATGAGACGAGGATCACACGATATGCAAGTCAATGTGGCTGGTCTTAGACGAAATCTGAAGAACTTCGCACACAACTATTCAGATGCGCAGAAGAAGGTGCGCGAGGCCACCTCGAACGACCCATGGGGCCCTAGCAGCACCCTGATGGCAGAAGTGGCCGATCTGACCTATAACGTTGTTGCCTTTTCCGAAATCATGCAGATGGTGTGGAAGAGACTGAACGATCACGGTAGGAATTGGAGACACGTATATAAGGCACTGGTGCTGCTGGAATATTTGATTAAGACTGGATCGGAAAAGGTCGGGCAACAATGTAAAGAGAACATATTCGCCATACAGACACTCAGAGATTTTCAGTATCTTGAAGAAGGTGAGTGCCAGAatgttaatattattttttggaTAAGTTAGGTTAGTGTGATACTGGAAATTGTTTGTACAGAAAGCCTGCTTGATGAGATTGTTGTAATTTTTCTGTCACATAACTGATTTAGTTCGTACATTGAATTTGACTGCATAaggtatattttatatttcattagtGGACGCAGAATACGTAGATAGATGAACTCTTTTTGTAGACCAATTGTAATCCTATCCCGCTCTATGATTAGCATCCAACATAACATCTGTCAAACTGACGTTAACCTATATTTACAACTTGACATCGATTGTCAAATTCTCATAACCTCTAAAAGATTTCCTATTCTGACGTCTACTGTCAATTAATATTACTGGATTTGGGTAGGTTCTTTGtggtttttcattaatttttttgatattttgttatTCCGGCCGGAGGCAAGTCCAACAACTGAAAGGTCATGAATTATGAATACTGTAACTAACCGGACTGAATTTTATGCTAACATTAAACGACTAGCACTTTTTCGAATTAGTAGTAAATGCTTTATTTGTTGTAGGTAAAGATCAGGGACAAAATGTACGAGAAAAAGCCAAGCAATTGgtgaatttattgaaagatgACGAAAAATTGAAGAGCGAAAGAGCCAGAGCACTGAAAGCGAAAGAACGTTTCGCTCAAAGTGCAAGCGCTTTTGGAAGTGATACGGGCTTAGACACCCCCACAAGTCCTAGATATCCTGCATTCAGAGGAGACTGGAGCGGTAGCAGAGATGCAGGTAAAAAATTGTTActagaaattattattattaattaaagaATCTTTTAAACTTATTAACTCGAGTAACTTAATGCTTAATCATCCATCTAGCCGATTCTGTTTCAGTTGACTTGCCTCGGGAGATCGAAAATGCCAGACCACAAACTGCAGGCGAAGAAGAATTACAGTTACAGCTGGCCCTGGCTATGTCAAGAGAAGAGGCCGAGCAGGAAGAACAGAAAAGAAAATCGGATGACGTTAGATTGCAGTTGGCTCTGAGTCAAAGTCAGCAGGACTTCAAGTAAGTGAAGAATAAATAAGATAGGGTTTTATCATTGACAATTGTACGTTTATTTGCAGAACTCACGACAAGAAGCCGGAAGGTGCGGAACCATTGGACTATTTAAGTGAAGCGTTAGACCCCTGGCGTATGCCTTCACAGGAGAAACCACAggtaaatttttgaattatcgtATCAAAGCaacaggctaattgaaaagttcTAGGTCTATcctagtaaaacacatttttttggcactTTATTgcacagcttcaaacactgctcagactCATtagcacgttgttgcttttgatcgattgtgagctcgcgcggcacccattttgcacacagctttctcatgtacaaatattcgtgaatgatatgatgtacacgttcagatgatatcttcacaatgtctgctatctcgatcaacctcactttacggtcattcaaaattattttgtgaactttttttattttttcgtcggtgacagcatcttttggacgtccactgcgttcgccgtcttcggtggtcatttcaccacgtttaaactcagcataccaatcaatgatggttgattttcctggtgcagactccggaaactcttcatcaagcaaagattttgcttcaactgtattttttttccttcaaaaagcaatattttattagcacacttttattttccatctttttccaaataactgaagtagctacactcacaacgcaatatctcgcaAACTAATGGTCGTACTGCTGtcgctgtcaaattttgacacctGTCGTTTCagattggtactaactaaaaatcatatggatttagtaCTAGCacagccatctgtgcatcagaccggggacttttcaattggactAATAtagtatttttgaaatgattcaaattaTCACCTGCTTCAACAGGTTTTATTGgtttttatcagaaaaaattatttcatttctcacTGAATATCCTCATGTGATAGCTACATGATCTATCTAcccttttattcttcaatattagTATTTCCTATAATAATAAACCTTTCttcattcgatattttttaacaGAGATCTTCCCCTTGGCATGATACAACTTCTCCGAACCACATCGGTGCTGGAGCAGCTTCCGTAGACCCCTGGCTGCCTGTGACAGCCCAGGCTAAAGCGGAACCTTGGGTTTCACCCACAGCTACCAACCTATTGGATTCTTTACTTCCACAAAAGCCCAAAGAACCCGAAACGAAGAACGATCCCTGGTCACCTGCCAGCCAGAGCTCCTCTACCGATTTGGACGAGTTCGACCTCATCATGAACAGGAATAAGTCGCCCCAAACGGTGCAACCTACAGGTAATTTACGAAACCTTTTTTTTGGGTGTTTGACatgtattaatttttattttattttacagTTGGAATCAGTAATAACAACAGTGATCCGTTTGAGTTGAGTCTGCTCGGTGAAGGCTTGCCTGAGGTTCAACCTACGTCATCTGCAACAGGGGTCATAAAGAAGACACCGCAATCGTTTTTGGGTGAAAATTCTTCCCTGGTCAACCTAGATAATCTTGTGATGAGTAAGTTAACGTTAATAGTTTTGTAGGTTtattgttttgaatgaatattttatattcttgtGTTGGCATTTGTGGattgtttatttattcaacatGAACATGAATAATTCCtcataataatattgaattgaaaatcttcATTTCGCTAGCAAACAGTAAAAACAAttcacaatataaaaaatatgggtCCCAAGTTATTCCCCTGGGGTACTCCGGAAACGGcaagaaacgttgaagaaaGGTTATTGAATCATCAAGTACCGACGGCTACAGAAGAAACCAACTGTAAACACCACTTCTAATAACAGTGAGGTGAATTTTATTCAACAATGAGTTATAATTGACTCTATCGAAGGCGTTTCAAAAATCGGTATGAATATAATCAACAACAATGGCCTCTATTGTCGGTTTTGGTTCATTCTATATGTCTTTCATGGATTTCTTTAAAATCTTTTAccttgtttattattattttcatcaattgtaaaaaattaaccaaTCGACGAGCAAATGACACTTATGACAAGTATTCAAGGGGTGCCGATGTTAGAATATAAAATGTgtttattagttttttattaactgttttctTCGTTTTAAAGGCAAACCTTTAAATCCACAAGGGGCAAATCCTTTCCAAGATCAACCGCCAAGACCAGTTTTCAACACTACCCCAGTCAAGCCATCTATGAACGAGATCAAACAAGCATCATTTGCACCGTTTACTACACCCCCAGCTGCTGCTTTTCAACCTGCACCTGGCCAGTATGCATTAGGACCTAGTTTGGGTGAGTAACTTCATCAATTATTACGATTAAGAGTTTTAAGAACGATATCAATTGATTTTACAAAACCGATTTCCCTTAATAATATTTTGTCCATATTATtattagaccaattgaaaagtccccggtctgatgcacagatggctgtgctagtattaaatccatatgatttttagatagtaccaaccttcaaacgatacatgtcaaaatttgacggcagtccgatcattagtttgtgagatattattGCGTTGTAAGTGTAGCTACtttagttatttgaaaaaagatggaaaaaaaatttcgtgtgcttatgaaattttgctttttgaaggaaaaaaatacagttgaagtaaaatcttggcttgatgtagagtttccagggtctgcaccaggaaaatcaaccatcattgattggtatgctaagtttaaacgtggtgaaatgagcaccgaacgcagtggacgcccaaaagaggctgtcaccgacgaaaaaatcaaaaagttcacaaaataattttgaatgaccataaaATGAAATTGATCAAGACAGCAAACATCactaatatttgtacatgagaaagatgtgtgcaaaatggataccgcgcgagctcacaatcgatcaaaagcaacaacgtgttaatgattctgagcagtgtttgaagctgcttaagtgcaataaacctgaatttttgcgtcgatatgtgacaatggatgaaacatggctacatcatttcactccggagtccaatcgacagtcagctgagtagatTGGAcaccatgaaccgaatccaaaacacaacagtcaactggcaaggttatggcatcagtattctgggatgcgcaaggtataatattcattgatacctccaaaagggccagaccatcaaaagcgattattatatagcgttattggatcgtttaaaggatgaaatcgttaaaaaacggccccattcgaagaaaaaaaggtgttgtttcttcaagacaatgcgccgtgtcataaatcaatgagaacaatggcaaaattttattaattgGGCTTTgtattgcttctgcatccaccttaaTCGCCAAatctggcccctagcgactttttcctgttctcagacctcaaaagaatgctcgctggaaataaatttagtCCTGATGAAGTAATTGCCGAagctgaggcctattttgaagcgaaagacaaatcgtactacaaaaatgttatagaaaagttggaagatcgctgtatcgcccacgaaggcaactatgttgaatactaaaatcgaattttgccaaaaacaatgtgttttactatggtagaccgaggacttttcaattggcctgtttagTATATTAAAGTAAAGTTCTACAAGagaaatttcgtgaaattgAAAAAGCGCAAGCACTTCACTttagtgcttttctcattttctctATTGTatgttttaatttaaatttttttttaatttttcaatttttttaatttaatttaatttaattttcaggTAACGGATTTGGTCCTAGTAATAACTATCCTCTAAATCCAATTGTTCAAGATCCCTGGACTCCTGTGCCTAGCACAACAAACACTCAGTCCCCTTGGACGAAATCTAACGAACCTGCAAACCCGTTCTTATCTTAACATAGGAGTGTTGAAGTATTTTCTTAACCAAGTGAGTGGTCGAGTCGTTTAACTACTATCCTTTTTTGTAGTGGTGTACGATTGGGTATAATAATTTACGTTTTTAGATTACTTCACCCAAAAGGGAGAAAAGGGACAACGAGATGCTAGAGGTGattatgaaaaataatagttttactttaataaaaaatttttatgaaaattgaagTGATATGAATTAATCAATAAGAGAAAACGTTTGATATGAAACCTGCAAGGGATCCTAACTCTCTTACATCTTTTTCGGTAATAATTGTAGATTGTATTCATATTGTTGAAGTTCTTCTTTCGAAGAAGACGGTTCCTGAAAAAAAAGAACTCTGACCCGAAAATTCTGAATTTGCAATATCATTGCACATTTTTTCATCTAGGGGGATTTGTAAAACATTGGTGGATGTAGAGGTTTCTATTGATTGAAGAAactaatttatatatttttctacatGTAATTTAGGACTTGTGTAGGAAGTCAAACGTTGATATTGTATTTTCTAATAAAGTCCGAGTAAATTTGTGAAATGGATTCTACATAAgatgtatataaatatataattgtattatatcaaatcaaatatttatgcattctacaaaaaatattcaaggacTCGTAATTCATTCTTCGAGCACTATAATTCCACAAAATCTAAAATAAAGAATCCATGGATGTTTTTTGATTATCTATAGCTTGTATTTTGACTAATTTACATTTCTAAGGACGAGTTGCTTCACAACAAACTGTTATTAAATGGGACTTTGTGAAATATCAATTCGGAAAAAAATTCCTCttgaatcaaaattttatttataactattttttctaatatatttCTCCAATTCACATGGtggtgaataaaaatatttttcaattaaaatataaacttttcacTAACTTATTGACACTACTAAAACTCAATCAGAACATAACTTGTTCTCCTAAATCGCACAAGCttctcaaaaacttttttttgttgcCGAATCGAACTTAACCAGTACTTTAATTTTATCAACAGCCTTTTTTTGTATGGAATTCAATTTTATGAGTTACGGTTTGTCCAGAAAACGATAAATTTTCCCGATTTAATGTAGATtaagaaaaatgttttctttggCGACAGAATCTTGGGAATGGTATTACTTTTTTGATACCAGTTTATAAGTTTTGCAGCagctattattattttaaacataaaatgtTCCAAAGTACGATTCTAATGATGTGATTTATTTCTAATGGATGAAATCAGGGATATTTGAGACTTTTCTGGACAAAGCTGAATATCGAACTTCTAGtgaataattttaagcgttTTTTCATAGCTATCGTGAAACATGCactgaaattttaatgaaaatttgtttctcgttaaaaatgccctttttatattttgttaaaatttgaaCTTCTCCCAGGTTGTCAGCTTTTGATAACACCGTGATTGTTATGACCCCAGAAATGTTAATG
This window contains:
- the LOC123682231 gene encoding epsin-2 isoform X1 is translated as MRRGSHDMQVNVAGLRRNLKNFAHNYSDAQKKVREATSNDPWGPSSTLMAEVADLTYNVVAFSEIMQMVWKRLNDHGRNWRHVYKALVLLEYLIKTGSEKVGQQCKENIFAIQTLRDFQYLEEGKDQGQNVREKAKQLVNLLKDDEKLKSERARALKAKERFAQSASAFGSDTGLDTPTSPRYPAFRGDWSGSRDAADSVSVDLPREIENARPQTAGEEELQLQLALAMSREEAEQEEQKRKSDDVRLQLALSQSQQDFKTHDKKPEGAEPLDYLSEALDPWRMPSQEKPQRSSPWHDTTSPNHIGAGAASVDPWLPVTAQAKAEPWVSPTATNLLDSLLPQKPKEPETKNDPWSPASQSSSTDLDEFDLIMNRNKSPQTVQPTVGISNNNSDPFELSLLGEGLPEVQPTSSATGVIKKTPQSFLGENSSLVNLDNLVMSKPLNPQGANPFQDQPPRPVFNTTPVKPSMNEIKQASFAPFTTPPAAAFQPAPGQYALGPSLGNGFGPSNNYPLNPIVQDPWTPVPSTTNTQSPWTKSNEPANPFLS
- the LOC123682231 gene encoding epsin-2 isoform X2: MRRGSHDMQVNVAGLRRNLKNFAHNYSDAQKKVREATSNDPWGPSSTLMAEVADLTYNVVAFSEIMQMVWKRLNDHGRNWRHVYKALVLLEYLIKTGSEKVGQQCKENIFAIQTLRDFQYLEEGKDQGQNVREKAKQLVNLLKDDEKLKSERARALKAKERFAQSASAFGSDTGLDTPTSPRYPAFRGDWSGSRDAVDLPREIENARPQTAGEEELQLQLALAMSREEAEQEEQKRKSDDVRLQLALSQSQQDFKTHDKKPEGAEPLDYLSEALDPWRMPSQEKPQRSSPWHDTTSPNHIGAGAASVDPWLPVTAQAKAEPWVSPTATNLLDSLLPQKPKEPETKNDPWSPASQSSSTDLDEFDLIMNRNKSPQTVQPTVGISNNNSDPFELSLLGEGLPEVQPTSSATGVIKKTPQSFLGENSSLVNLDNLVMSKPLNPQGANPFQDQPPRPVFNTTPVKPSMNEIKQASFAPFTTPPAAAFQPAPGQYALGPSLGNGFGPSNNYPLNPIVQDPWTPVPSTTNTQSPWTKSNEPANPFLS